The Streptomyces rimosus genomic interval GGTGCGCGCCAACTGGCCCGAGCGGCTGGGCCGGCCGCCGGAGCGGATGCTGTCCGGGGTGCCCGCCCATGTGGACGGCCGGATGCTGGGCATCACGGAGGCGGCCGGCGGCCGGATCATCAACCGGGACCGTATGTGGCACTACACCGAGGGCATCGACAACTGGGACCCGATCTGGCCCCGGCACGGCATCCGCATCCTGTCCGGGCCGTCCCCGCTGTGGCTGGACGCGCACGGCAAGCGGCTGCCGGTGCCGCTCTTCCCCGGCTTCGACACCCTGGGCACCCTCGAACACATCATGCGCACCGGCCACGACCACACCTGGTTCGTGCTCACCCGGAAGATCATCGAGAAGGAGTTCACCCTCTCCGGGTCCGAGCAGAACCCGGACCTGACCGGGCGCAGCGTCCGGGACGTGCTCGGGCGGGCGCTGCCCGGCGCCCCCGGCCCGGTCCAGGCGTTCATGGACCGGGGCGCGGACTTCATCGTCGAGCGCTCGCTCGGCGATCTCGTACGCCGGATGAACCAGCTGACCAAGGAGCCGCTGCTCGACGAGGCCGCGCTGCGCCGCGAGATCGTCGCCAGGGACCGCGAGATCGCCAACTCCTTCACCAAGGACCTCCAGGTCACCGCCATGCGAGGCGCCCGCAAGTACCTGGGCGACCGGCTGATCCGCACCGCGCCCCCGCACCGGCTGCTGGACCCCAAGGCCGGTCCGCTGATCGCCGTACGGCTGAGCATCCTGACCCGCAAGACGCTCGGCGGCCTGGAGACGGACCTGTCCTCGCGGGTGCTGACCGAGAGCGGCGAGGCCCTGCCCGGCGTGTACGCGGCCGGGGAGGCGGCGGGCTTCGGCGGCGGGGGCGTGCACGGCTACCGGTCGCTGGAGGGCACCTTCCTGGGCGGCTGCATCTTCTCGGGCCGTACGGCGGGGCGGGCGGCGGCCAAGGCGGTGGGGTGAGCGCGGCGGGCTGAGCGCGGGGGCCGAGCCGGGGCGGGGATTACCGGTGGGTCACGTTCCGGTGTGCCGCTGCCCGTACCGCGCCTATTGACAAGTGTGTTGACGGGCAAGGCAGTTGGCTTTCCGGCCATTCTTCGAACGGCCTTGACGCGAAGCTGTGCCTGCCGCTTTGCTGTGCGTGACCAATCGGTGCCGATCAGTCCACCGATTCTGCACACTCGCGTCCGGAAGCGGCGCGTCCGGAGGTGAAGCGCGTCGTGGAGTGTTCCTGCCAGTGACCCCTCCGCCACCCCCGCCCCTGGGCCGCTCCCGCCGCAAGGACGCGCTGCTCCTCGACCCGGCCCTGGACGACACCGAACTCTCCGCCTCCGTCGACGCCTTGGCGCACGGCCGCTGGGTCCGGGTGCGGACGCTGCTCGCCGACACCGGCACGGACTGGGACCTGCGCGGCCACCGGCTGGTGGTGCTCGCCGAGGGCCCGGCCAGCGCCGCCTGGGCCGGCGACTGGCGGCTCGCCGAACCCGACAGCGCCGACGCCGCGACCCTGCTGGCCTGCGCCCTCGTCTTCCAGGCCGTGCGCGGCAAGAGCAGCGGGGACGCGGCGCGCGAAGCCTGCCGCCTCGCCGCCGCCATGGCGCCCCACGACCCCACGCCCTGGCTGGGCATGCTCATCCTCGCCCGCCGCACCGGCACCCCCGACGAACGCGAGCACGCCTTCGACCAGGTACGTGCCCGGCACCCGGACCACCACCACGCCCACCACCTGATGGCCGCCTGCCTGGCCGAGCAGCAGCAGGGCGGCGCCGACGACCCGCTGCACCAGGTCTACGACTTCGCGTACTGGGCCGCCGAACAGGCCCCGGCCGATTCACCGCTGGCGATCCTGCCCGTCGTGGCGCACGCGGAGCGCTACCGCGCGCTGGCCGCCGCCGGACTCGAACCGGCGGACCCGGCGGCCTCCGGGCACTGGTCCACCCGCCGCGCGCGCCAGGTCATGAAGGCGGCCTTCGACTGGTGGCTGGAGTGGGAGGGCGAGGACCACCCGCGCCGCAAGGTGGACCTCAACTTCCTCGCCCACGCCAAGTACTACGAGGGAAGAATGGCCGAGGCCGCCGCGCTGTTCCACCGCATCGGCCCGCACGTCACCGCCGCGCCGTGGTCCTACCCGGACCGGGACGCCCGCAGGGCCTTCAAGGCCGCCCGCGACACGGCCTTCAGCACCGCTTGACCCCGGCGCCCGGCTGCCGCCCCGGCCGCCCACGGCGCCCGTACGACGTACACAGCACCACGCGCCACGCACGCAGCACCCGCACCGCACCCCCGCACGAAGCGCACCCCGCCCGCGCTCCACGGAAAGGACACCACCGCGCCATGCTGACGAGCAGTACGGGAAACACGGGCAATCCGAGGCGGGCCGGCACACCGGGCGGCCCCGGGGAGATCAGCACCTTCAAGGGTCAGGAGCGGGCCCTGCGCGCCGGCCGCATCGGCACGCCGGGCCTGCTGCTGTCCGTGCTGGCCGCCAGCGCGCCCCTGATGGTGGTCGGCGGCGTCATGGTCACCACGTACCAGGTCATGGGCATCGTCGGACAGCCGCTGCTGTTCGTCATCCTGGGCGTGGTGATGGCGCTGTTCAGCGTCGGCTACGCGGAGATGAGCCGGCACGTCCACAACGCCGGCGCCTTCTACGCGTACATCGCGCGCGGCCTCGGGGGCACGGCGGGCGCCGGCGCCTCCTTCGTCGCTCTCGCCGCCTACAGTGCCCTCCAGTTCGGCATCTACGGCATCTTCGGCTTCGAGGTGTCCGGGCTGCTCGACAGGCATCTGGGCGTCACCGTCGCCTGGTGGGTGCCCGCCCTGCTCGGCGTGCTGGTCGTCGGCGTGCTCGGCGCGCTGAAGATCGACCTGAACGCCAAGGTGCTGGGCGTGCTGCTCGCCATCGAGGTCATCCTGATCGTCGTCGCCGACATCGCCTTCGCCTCGCGGCCCGGACCGCAGGGCCTGTCGCTGCACGCCTTCGACCCGGCCACGCTCGGCGGCGCGGGCCTGGGCACCGCGCTGTGCTTCGCCGTCGCCGCGTTCGTCGGCTTCGAACAGGCCCCCGTCTACGCCGAGGAGACCAGCCGGCCGCAGACGGTCGTGGCCCGGGTGATGTTCCTGGCCGTCGGCTTCGTGGCGGTCTTCTTCGCGCTCAGCTCCTGGCTGATCGGCGTCGCCACCGGCCCGGACCACGTCGTGGCCACCGCCGGCAAGGAGGGCCCCA includes:
- a CDS encoding FAD-binding dehydrogenase — protein: MTSGAYDADVIVIGAGLAGLAATAELAEAGRKVILLEQEPASGLGGQAHWSFGGLFLVDSPEQRRLRIRDSHELAWQDWLGSAGFDRPEDHWPRKWAEAYVDFAAGEKRAWLHRQGVRLFPVVGWAERGGYEATGHGNSVPRFHITWGTGPGLVEPFARRVRAGVARGLVELRFRHRVTGLARSAGAVDTVTGDVLEPSDAERGTPSGREVAGAFELRAQAVIVTSGGIGGNHDLVRANWPERLGRPPERMLSGVPAHVDGRMLGITEAAGGRIINRDRMWHYTEGIDNWDPIWPRHGIRILSGPSPLWLDAHGKRLPVPLFPGFDTLGTLEHIMRTGHDHTWFVLTRKIIEKEFTLSGSEQNPDLTGRSVRDVLGRALPGAPGPVQAFMDRGADFIVERSLGDLVRRMNQLTKEPLLDEAALRREIVARDREIANSFTKDLQVTAMRGARKYLGDRLIRTAPPHRLLDPKAGPLIAVRLSILTRKTLGGLETDLSSRVLTESGEALPGVYAAGEAAGFGGGGVHGYRSLEGTFLGGCIFSGRTAGRAAAKAVG
- a CDS encoding APC family permease; translated protein: MLTSSTGNTGNPRRAGTPGGPGEISTFKGQERALRAGRIGTPGLLLSVLAASAPLMVVGGVMVTTYQVMGIVGQPLLFVILGVVMALFSVGYAEMSRHVHNAGAFYAYIARGLGGTAGAGASFVALAAYSALQFGIYGIFGFEVSGLLDRHLGVTVAWWVPALLGVLVVGVLGALKIDLNAKVLGVLLAIEVILIVVADIAFASRPGPQGLSLHAFDPATLGGAGLGTALCFAVAAFVGFEQAPVYAEETSRPQTVVARVMFLAVGFVAVFFALSSWLIGVATGPDHVVATAGKEGPNLIFALTGARLGATFADILHVFFVTGIFASMLSFHNVVARYAFAMGREGLLPAALGRTARSSGAPALGSLLQSVISFVVVAVFALTDRMPAGDPTTPVLRLFTWGGNVGALGVILLMATASVAVIAFFVRRGAGRAQAGRLLAAGLAALGLLTVLVYAVKDFGVLVSAEGSALSWVLPGVIGLAAVAGLLHGRVLRARRPQTHARIGLGNEAFQLEKAASVPSSSSLREES